One window of Jannaschia sp. CCS1 genomic DNA carries:
- a CDS encoding ABC transporter ATP-binding protein translates to MACLELKNVSKSYGETPVLSDINLEIKEGEFLVLLGFSGTGKTTLINLMAGLEAPSKGEVTFKGAPVVEPGPERGVIFQNYSLMPWLTVAGNVGLAVDTMFGDLPRAERAKRVDRYVDMVGLTPAATRRPAELSGGMRQRVNVARALAMDPEMLLLDEPLSALDALTRANLAEEIERIWEASKKTCVLITNDVDEAILLADRIIPMNPDGTLTDAFEVGIARPRDRVAMNTDAEFIRLRAEVTKYLMDVGIEAKVEGTRVLPEVTPIHGVPLAVANAAQTALEERYLEFSKVHKVYPTPKGPLTVVEDFDLKLRRGEFISLIGHSGCGKSTALTMVAGLNPISKGAIKLDGRAVEGADPERAVVFQSPSLFPWLSARENCAIGVDKVYPKASRAERQDVVDYYLERVGLADAMDKRAADLSNGMKQRVGIARAFALSPKLLLLDEPFGMLDSLTRWELQEVLMEVWSRTKVTAICVTHDVDEAILLADRVVMMTNGPQATIGKITDVNLPRPRTRKALLEHPDYYSYRQDVLDFLEEYEHGAKPRPKAAAPKAVAAE, encoded by the coding sequence ATGGCATGTCTTGAGCTGAAAAATGTGTCCAAAAGCTATGGCGAAACGCCCGTGCTGAGCGACATTAACCTTGAGATCAAGGAGGGGGAATTTCTGGTCCTTCTGGGATTTTCGGGCACCGGAAAGACGACGCTGATCAACCTGATGGCGGGCCTGGAGGCACCGTCGAAGGGAGAGGTGACGTTCAAGGGCGCCCCGGTGGTTGAACCGGGCCCGGAGCGCGGCGTGATTTTCCAGAACTATTCGTTGATGCCGTGGTTAACGGTGGCGGGGAATGTGGGGCTGGCCGTGGACACGATGTTTGGCGATCTGCCCAGGGCAGAGCGCGCCAAGAGGGTGGACCGCTACGTGGATATGGTGGGGCTGACGCCTGCTGCCACGCGCCGCCCGGCGGAATTGTCCGGCGGGATGCGGCAGAGGGTGAACGTGGCACGGGCCTTAGCGATGGACCCCGAAATGCTGCTGCTGGATGAGCCGTTGAGCGCGCTGGATGCGCTGACAAGGGCGAATTTGGCGGAAGAGATTGAGAGGATCTGGGAGGCCAGCAAAAAGACCTGCGTGCTGATCACAAACGATGTGGATGAGGCGATCTTGCTGGCGGATCGGATCATTCCGATGAACCCCGACGGCACTTTGACGGACGCGTTCGAGGTGGGCATTGCACGCCCCAGGGACCGGGTCGCGATGAACACAGACGCCGAGTTCATTCGCCTGCGCGCTGAGGTCACGAAGTACCTGATGGATGTGGGGATCGAGGCGAAGGTGGAAGGCACGCGCGTGCTGCCCGAGGTGACGCCGATCCACGGCGTGCCTTTGGCGGTAGCGAATGCCGCGCAAACGGCGCTGGAAGAGAGGTATCTGGAATTCTCCAAGGTCCATAAGGTTTACCCGACGCCGAAGGGCCCGCTGACAGTGGTCGAAGATTTCGACCTGAAGCTGCGCCGGGGGGAATTTATCTCGCTGATCGGGCATTCGGGCTGCGGTAAATCCACGGCGCTGACGATGGTGGCGGGGCTCAACCCGATCTCCAAGGGCGCGATCAAGCTGGACGGACGCGCTGTTGAGGGCGCGGATCCGGAGCGGGCGGTGGTGTTTCAGTCCCCGTCGTTATTCCCATGGCTATCTGCCCGCGAAAACTGCGCGATTGGGGTGGATAAGGTCTACCCCAAAGCGTCGCGGGCGGAGCGGCAGGATGTGGTGGATTACTACCTTGAACGGGTGGGTCTTGCCGACGCGATGGACAAGCGTGCGGCCGACCTGTCCAACGGCATGAAACAGCGCGTGGGCATTGCGCGGGCCTTTGCCCTTTCCCCCAAATTGCTGCTGCTCGATGAGCCGTTTGGCATGCTCGACAGCCTCACCCGGTGGGAGCTGCAAGAGGTCCTGATGGAGGTCTGGTCGCGCACCAAAGTCACCGCGATTTGCGTCACCCATGATGTGGATGAGGCCATTCTTTTGGCCGACCGTGTTGTCATGATGACCAACGGGCCGCAGGCGACCATCGGCAAGATCACGGATGTGAACCTGCCCCGCCCGCGCACCCGCAAGGCGCTGTTAGAGCACCCGGATTACTACAGCTACCGCCAGGATGTCCTCGATTTCCTTGAGGAATACGAGCATGGCGCGAAACCCAGACCAAAAGCCGCAGCGCCCAAAGCTGTCGCGGCGGAGTGA
- the nirB gene encoding nitrite reductase large subunit NirB: MAKQKLVVIGAGMASGRVLEHLTDAAPDAFDITLFNAEPRGNYNRIMLSPVLAGDQTYADIVTHDEAWYAERAITCRFGEKVLEIDRDAKIVVGANGHVPYDQLIFGTGSDPFMIPLPGHDLDGVIAYRDLEDTERMMGLQPGQKCVVIGGGLLGLEAAAGMAARGVDVTVVHIMGHLMERQLDEAAGYLLRKSLEDKGITICLQANSKEIVGRDGQVKALMLDDGTELPCDLLVMAVGIRPSVALAKTAGLAVGRGIHVDDQMGTSDGAIFAVGECVEHNGAIFGLVAPLYDQARVLAQTLLGEKAAFVQKTLSTKLKVTGCDLFSAGDFADGETREDIVFRDPARGIYKRLVIEENRLVGAVMYGDTGDGNWFFQLIKDGTDIEEMRETLIFGPSMQGGPAPDPLSAVAALPRDAEICGCNGVCKGIIVDAIEGGAGDLGAVRGATKASASCGTCTGLVEQLLQVTLGDGFELPSAQPICGCCDLTHEDVRRLIKTTPLKSQEAVWQELGWSTRNGCHVCRPAVNFYLLADWPLEYQDDPQSRFINERKHANIQKDGTFSVVPRMWGGITNPSELRAIADAADKYNVPTVKVTGGQRIDLLGVKGEDLPGIWADLNRAGLVSGHAYSKGLRTVKTCVGTDHCRFGTQDSTGLGIKLEQALWGSWTPHKVKLGVSGCPRNCAEATCKDIGIICVDSGYQVSVGGAAGMDVKETERLCDVATEAEAIEVTIAFTQLYRENAKYLDRAYKWVAKVGLDWVQERVADLDERASLVAAFELSQSIYRKDPWAEHVAEKAEAYQPMADLTLEAAE; the protein is encoded by the coding sequence ATGGCCAAACAAAAGCTTGTCGTGATTGGTGCCGGCATGGCCTCGGGCCGGGTGCTGGAGCATCTGACAGACGCCGCGCCGGATGCCTTTGACATCACGCTGTTCAACGCGGAGCCGCGCGGCAATTACAACCGCATCATGCTGTCCCCCGTGCTGGCGGGCGATCAGACCTATGCCGACATCGTCACCCATGACGAGGCTTGGTACGCGGAACGGGCGATCACCTGCCGCTTTGGCGAAAAGGTCTTGGAAATCGACCGGGACGCCAAGATCGTTGTCGGTGCCAACGGCCATGTGCCCTACGACCAGCTGATTTTCGGCACTGGGTCGGACCCCTTCATGATCCCCCTGCCCGGCCATGACCTGGACGGCGTGATCGCCTACCGCGACCTGGAAGATACGGAGCGGATGATGGGCCTTCAACCGGGCCAAAAATGCGTCGTGATCGGCGGTGGCCTGCTGGGATTGGAAGCCGCCGCGGGCATGGCCGCGCGCGGCGTGGACGTCACGGTTGTCCATATCATGGGCCACTTGATGGAGCGTCAGTTGGACGAGGCGGCAGGCTACCTGCTGCGCAAGTCCCTGGAGGACAAGGGGATTACGATCTGCCTGCAAGCGAACTCCAAAGAGATCGTGGGCAGGGATGGCCAGGTGAAAGCGCTGATGCTGGACGACGGCACGGAGCTGCCCTGCGATCTTCTGGTGATGGCCGTGGGCATCCGCCCGTCCGTGGCGCTGGCCAAAACCGCCGGGTTGGCCGTGGGCCGAGGCATCCATGTGGATGACCAGATGGGCACGTCCGACGGCGCGATCTTCGCGGTCGGGGAATGCGTGGAGCATAACGGCGCGATCTTCGGCCTTGTGGCGCCGCTTTATGACCAAGCCAGAGTGCTGGCGCAGACCCTTTTGGGCGAGAAGGCCGCATTTGTGCAAAAGACGCTATCGACCAAGTTGAAGGTCACGGGCTGCGATCTGTTCAGCGCGGGCGACTTTGCCGATGGCGAGACCCGCGAGGATATCGTGTTCCGCGACCCCGCACGCGGCATCTACAAGCGACTTGTTATAGAAGAAAACAGGCTCGTCGGCGCGGTCATGTACGGCGACACCGGCGACGGCAACTGGTTCTTCCAACTGATCAAAGACGGCACGGACATCGAGGAGATGCGCGAGACGCTGATCTTCGGGCCTTCGATGCAGGGAGGGCCCGCGCCGGACCCGCTCTCAGCCGTTGCAGCCTTGCCGCGTGATGCGGAGATCTGTGGCTGCAACGGCGTTTGCAAAGGCATAATCGTGGACGCGATCGAGGGCGGCGCCGGCGATCTGGGCGCGGTACGGGGCGCGACGAAAGCCAGCGCGTCCTGCGGCACATGTACGGGCTTGGTGGAGCAATTGCTGCAAGTCACCTTGGGTGACGGGTTCGAATTGCCGAGCGCGCAGCCGATCTGCGGCTGCTGCGATCTGACCCATGAGGACGTGCGGCGGCTGATCAAAACCACACCGCTGAAGTCGCAAGAGGCCGTGTGGCAAGAGCTTGGGTGGAGCACCCGCAACGGCTGCCACGTCTGCCGCCCGGCGGTGAATTTCTACCTGCTGGCCGACTGGCCGCTGGAGTATCAAGACGACCCCCAAAGCCGTTTCATCAACGAGCGAAAGCACGCAAATATCCAGAAAGACGGCACTTTTTCCGTGGTGCCGCGCATGTGGGGCGGGATCACCAACCCGTCCGAGCTGCGCGCGATTGCGGACGCCGCCGATAAATACAACGTGCCCACGGTCAAGGTGACGGGCGGCCAGAGGATCGATCTTCTGGGTGTGAAGGGAGAGGATTTGCCCGGCATCTGGGCGGATCTGAACCGCGCAGGACTGGTCAGCGGGCATGCGTATTCCAAGGGGTTGCGCACGGTGAAGACCTGCGTCGGAACGGACCATTGCAGGTTTGGGACGCAGGACAGCACCGGGCTGGGGATCAAGCTGGAGCAGGCGCTGTGGGGGTCGTGGACGCCGCACAAGGTGAAGCTTGGAGTCTCGGGTTGTCCGAGGAACTGCGCGGAGGCGACGTGCAAGGATATCGGGATTATCTGCGTCGACAGCGGCTATCAGGTGAGCGTCGGTGGCGCGGCGGGCATGGACGTGAAGGAAACGGAGCGGTTGTGCGACGTGGCCACGGAGGCGGAGGCGATTGAAGTTACGATAGCGTTCACGCAGCTGTACCGGGAAAACGCGAAGTACCTGGATCGGGCCTACAAATGGGTCGCCAAGGTGGGCTTGGACTGGGTCCAAGAGCGCGTGGCCGACTTGGACGAGCGCGCCAGCCTGGTTGCCGCGTTCGAGTTATCGCAAAGCATTTACCGCAAGGACCCCTGGGCGGAGCATGTCGCGGAGAAGGCCGAGGCGTATCAACCGATGGCGGATCTGACGTTGGAGGCCGCGGAATGA
- the nirD gene encoding nitrite reductase small subunit NirD — MSWVDIGALDAVPERGARLVKTQMGCVAVFRTGHEEVFAASNTCPHKGGPLAEGIVHGQSVTCPLHNWVFDLNTGEAKGEDGRIDTYPVRVEAGRILIDARTLAARSAA, encoded by the coding sequence ATGAGCTGGGTTGATATCGGAGCGTTGGACGCGGTGCCCGAGCGCGGGGCGCGGTTGGTAAAGACGCAAATGGGCTGCGTGGCGGTGTTTCGCACCGGCCATGAGGAGGTCTTCGCGGCGTCCAACACCTGCCCCCACAAGGGCGGGCCGCTGGCCGAAGGGATCGTGCATGGGCAAAGCGTGACGTGCCCATTGCACAATTGGGTGTTCGATCTGAACACCGGTGAGGCAAAGGGCGAAGACGGCCGGATCGACACGTACCCGGTGAGGGTCGAGGCCGGGCGTATCCTGATTGACGCGCGCACC